From the genome of Vigna angularis cultivar LongXiaoDou No.4 chromosome 11, ASM1680809v1, whole genome shotgun sequence, one region includes:
- the LOC108334024 gene encoding uncharacterized protein LOC108334024 isoform X2: protein MASVHSTVAPRALLPSISKPKPRAPHTKFFAAAAGAQDVPKFSRGRIFSGNNRAVAASAAGEEFDVISVQSTDITDQQEGVVVSRVEIDGADGELVTQVNGFGANDGLLSLEGFSSSSSPSSSALVGSESEEDVEKLIDRTINATIVLAAGAFAITKLLTIDSDYWHGWTLYEILRYAPQHNWSAYEEALKTNPVLAKMMISGIVYSVGDWIAQCFEGKPLFEFDRARMFRSGIVGFTLHGSLSHYYYHFCEDLFPYKEWWVVPAKVVFDQTAWSAIWNSIYYTVVALLRLDPPLSILNELKATFFPMLTAGWKLWPFAHLITYGVIPVEQRLLWVDTVELVWVTILSTIFM, encoded by the exons ATGGCCTCTGTCCATAGCACCGTCGCTCCCCGCGCCTTACTGCCGTCGATTTCGAAGCCCAAGCCGAGGGCTCCTCACACGAAATTCTTCGCCGCCGCCGCCGGCGCGCAGGACGTTCCGAAATTTTCTCGGGGCCGCATTTTCTCCGGGAACAATCGCGCGGTGGCGGCGAGCGCGGCGGGGGAGGAGTTCGACGTGATATCGGTGCAGAGCACCGATATTACGGACCAGCAGGAAGGCGTGGTGGTGAGTCGCGTCGAAATTGATGGCGCAGACGGTGAATTAGTGACTCAAGTGAACGGATTTGGAGCGAACGATGGTTTGTTGTCGTTGGAAgggttttcttcttcctcttcgccGTCTTCTTCGGCGTTGGTTGGGAGTGAGAGCGAGGAGGACGTGGAGAAGCTGATTGATAGAACTATCAACGCTACGATTGTGCTTGCCGCCGGTGCTTTCGCCATCACCAAGCTTCTCACCATTGATAGTGATTACTGGCAT GGATGGACGCTATATGAGATACTAAGATATGCACCTCAACACAACTGGTCTGCTTATGAGGAAGCTCTTAAGACAAATCCTGTTCTTGCCAAGATGATGATTAGTGGGATTGTTTACTCTGTTGGGGACTGGATTGCACAG TGCTTTGAAGGAAAACCTCTGTTTGAATTTGACCGAGCCCGGATGTTCAGATCTGGGATTGTTGGTTTTACTCTTCATGGTTCTCTTTCTCATTACTATTACCATTTTTGCGAG GACCTATTTCCTTACAAAGAATGGTGGGTGGTTCCTGCTAAAGTTGTCTTTGATCAAACTGCTTGGTCAGCAATTTGGAACAGCATATATTATACTGTTGTTGCATTACTACGTCTTGATCCTCCTCTCAgtattttaaatgaattgaaGGCTACGTTCTTTCCCATGTTGACG GCAGGTTGGAAGCTGTGGCCATTTGCACATCTCATAACCTATGGTGTGATACCAGTAGAACAAAGACTTCTTTGGGTGGATACCGTAGAGCTAGTTTGGGTGACCATACTTTCAAC CATTTTCATGTGA
- the LOC108334024 gene encoding uncharacterized protein LOC108334024 isoform X1, with translation MASVHSTVAPRALLPSISKPKPRAPHTKFFAAAAGAQDVPKFSRGRIFSGNNRAVAASAAGEEFDVISVQSTDITDQQEGVVVSRVEIDGADGELVTQVNGFGANDGLLSLEGFSSSSSPSSSALVGSESEEDVEKLIDRTINATIVLAAGAFAITKLLTIDSDYWHGWTLYEILRYAPQHNWSAYEEALKTNPVLAKMMISGIVYSVGDWIAQCFEGKPLFEFDRARMFRSGIVGFTLHGSLSHYYYHFCEDLFPYKEWWVVPAKVVFDQTAWSAIWNSIYYTVVALLRLDPPLSILNELKATFFPMLTAGWKLWPFAHLITYGVIPVEQRLLWVDTVELVWVTILSTFSNDKSEAKSSESLMHTEVISTKSVHPPEE, from the exons ATGGCCTCTGTCCATAGCACCGTCGCTCCCCGCGCCTTACTGCCGTCGATTTCGAAGCCCAAGCCGAGGGCTCCTCACACGAAATTCTTCGCCGCCGCCGCCGGCGCGCAGGACGTTCCGAAATTTTCTCGGGGCCGCATTTTCTCCGGGAACAATCGCGCGGTGGCGGCGAGCGCGGCGGGGGAGGAGTTCGACGTGATATCGGTGCAGAGCACCGATATTACGGACCAGCAGGAAGGCGTGGTGGTGAGTCGCGTCGAAATTGATGGCGCAGACGGTGAATTAGTGACTCAAGTGAACGGATTTGGAGCGAACGATGGTTTGTTGTCGTTGGAAgggttttcttcttcctcttcgccGTCTTCTTCGGCGTTGGTTGGGAGTGAGAGCGAGGAGGACGTGGAGAAGCTGATTGATAGAACTATCAACGCTACGATTGTGCTTGCCGCCGGTGCTTTCGCCATCACCAAGCTTCTCACCATTGATAGTGATTACTGGCAT GGATGGACGCTATATGAGATACTAAGATATGCACCTCAACACAACTGGTCTGCTTATGAGGAAGCTCTTAAGACAAATCCTGTTCTTGCCAAGATGATGATTAGTGGGATTGTTTACTCTGTTGGGGACTGGATTGCACAG TGCTTTGAAGGAAAACCTCTGTTTGAATTTGACCGAGCCCGGATGTTCAGATCTGGGATTGTTGGTTTTACTCTTCATGGTTCTCTTTCTCATTACTATTACCATTTTTGCGAG GACCTATTTCCTTACAAAGAATGGTGGGTGGTTCCTGCTAAAGTTGTCTTTGATCAAACTGCTTGGTCAGCAATTTGGAACAGCATATATTATACTGTTGTTGCATTACTACGTCTTGATCCTCCTCTCAgtattttaaatgaattgaaGGCTACGTTCTTTCCCATGTTGACG GCAGGTTGGAAGCTGTGGCCATTTGCACATCTCATAACCTATGGTGTGATACCAGTAGAACAAAGACTTCTTTGGGTGGATACCGTAGAGCTAGTTTGGGTGACCATACTTTCAAC ATTTTCAAATGATAAATCAGAAGCAAAAAGCTCCGAGTCTTTGATGCATACAGAAGTGATATCCACCAAATCTGTTCATCCTCCAGAG GAGTAA
- the LOC108334023 gene encoding purple acid phosphatase, with protein sequence MFGAKSFSCFTAMAAALVFILLNVAMVCHGGKTSSFIRKVDRAEDMPLHSDVFAAPSGYNAPQQVHITIGDHVGRAMIVSWVTMDEPGNSLVRYWSEDSPHKKELAKGHHVTYRFFNYSSGFIHHCTLRELEFNKKYYYEIGMGHTIRQFWFMTPPEVHPDTPFTFGLIGDLGQTYDSNKTLAHYQSNPHKGQAVLFVGDLSYADNHPNHDNVRWDTWGRFVERNNAYEPWIWATGNHELDYAPELGETEPFKPFRHRYHVPYKASGSTEPFWYSVKIASAHIIVLASYSAYGKYTPQYEWLEAELKKVDRSKTPWLIVLVHSPWYNSNTYHYMEGETMRVAFESWFVKYKVDVVFAGHVHAYERSERISNIEYNLVNGRCGPTKDLSAPVYINIGDGGNIEGLALNMTNPQPEYSAYREASFGHAIFEIKNRTHAHYSWHRNEDDVAVTADSMWFFNRFWHPVDDSTTK encoded by the exons ATGTTTGGTGCAAAGAGTTTCTCTTGTTTTACAGCAATGGCTGCAGCATTGGTTTTTATCCTTCTCAATGTGGCTATGGTTTGCCATGGAGGCAAAACAAGTTCTTTCATAAGGAAGGTCGATAGGGCTGAAGACATGCCCCTTCACAGTGATGTATTTGCTGCCCCTTCAGGCTACAATGCTCCTCAGCAG GTTCATATAACAATAGGTGACCATGTGGGAAGAGCCATGATCGTATCATGGGTGACCATGGACGAACCAGGAAACAGTTTAGTGCGATATTGGAGTGAGGACAGCCCACACAAGAAGGAGTTGGCCAAGGGACATCATGTTACCTATAGATTCTTTAATTACTCCTCTGGTTTTATTCATCACTGTACCCTTAGAGAGTTAGAG ttcaacaaaaaatattattatgagaTTGGAATGGGTCATACAATAAGACAATTTTGGTTTATGACCCCTCCTGAAGTTCACCCAGATACGCCTTTTACATTTGGTCTCATTG GGGATCTAGGCCAAACTTATGATTCAAACAAGACCCTTGCTCACTATCAATCAAACCCTCACAAAGGGCAAGCTGTGTTATTTGTGGGAGATCTCTCTTATGCAGACAATCATCCAAATCATGATAATGTTAGATGGGATACATGGGGAAGATTCGTAGAAAGAAATAATGCTTATGAACCTTGGATTTGGGCTACAGGGAACCACGAACTTGACTATGCTCCTGAGCTT GGTGAAACAGAACCTTTCAAGCCTTTCCGCCACCGTTACCATGTCCCTTACAAGGCATCAGGAAGTACTGAACCCTTTTGGTATTCTGTCAAGATAGCTTCGGCACACATAATAGTTTTGGCTTCATATTCAGCATATG GTAAATATACTCCTCAATATGAATGGCTTGAGGCAGAGCTAAAAAAGGTTGATAGAAGCAAGACCCCTTGGTTGATTGTTCTTGTGCATTCACCATGGTATAATAGTAACACCTATCATTACATGGAAGGGGAAACCATGAGGGTAGCTTTTGAGTCTTGGTTTGTGAAGTACAAGGTTGATGTTGTGTTCGCTGGTCATGTCCATGCCTATGAACGAAGT GAACGTATATCCAACATTGAATACAACCTTGTTAACGGTCGATGTGGACCTACGAAGGACCTGTCAGCTCCTGTATACATAAACATTGGTGATGGAGGGAACATTGAAGGCTTAGCATTGAA CATGACAAATCCACAACCTGAGTACTCTGCATATAGGGAGGCGAGTTTTGGGCATGCCATTTTCGAAATAAAGAACAGAACACATGCTCACTATAGCTGGCACCGAAATGAAGATGACGTTGCTGTTACAGCTGATTCCATGTGGTTTTTCAACAGATTCTGGCATCCTGTTGATGATTCCACAACAAAGTGA
- the LOC108332276 gene encoding NAC transcription factor 56, with amino-acid sequence MESTDSSTGSQQQPQLPPGFRFHPTDEELVVHYLKKKAASVPLPVAIIAEVDLYKFDPWELPAKATFGEQEWYFFSPRDRKYPNGARPNRAATSGYWKATGTDKPVLTSGGTQKVGVKKALVFYGGKPPRGIKTNWIMHEYRLADNKPNNRPPGCDLGNKKNSLRLDDWVLCRIYKKSNTHRSPMEHDREDSMEDMIGGIPPSINVGHMSGRYHHHHHHLSKMSTGYSSALLENDQNLLEGMMIGNGSVMNTSTTGTTPGAMGASNSKAELSFVPTMTHSSNTCKRTLSSLYWNDEDLAGTSSSNKRLNLESGDNNHGSVVRTDQDNGTATSIVTLLNQLPQTPSLHQQSMLGSIGDGLLRTTYQIPGMNWYA; translated from the exons ATGGAGAGCACCGACTCCTCCACCGGGTCACAACAGCAGCCGCAATTGCCACCTGGCTTCCGCTTCCACCCCACCGACGAGGAGCTCGTCGTTCACTACCTCAAGAAAAAAGCAGCTTCCGTTCCTCTTCCCGTCGCCATAATCGCTGAGGTTGATCTCTACAAGTTCGATCCATGGGAGCTACCCG CTAAGGCCACGTTTGGGGAGCAGGAGTGGTACTTCTTTAGTCCGAGGGACAGGAAGTATCCGAACGGTGCGAGGCCAAACAGAGCGGCCACTTCTGGGTATTGGAAGGCCACTGGGACTGATAAGCCTGTGTTAACCTCTGGGGGAACCCAGAAGGTTGGAGTGAAAAAGGCTTTGGTTTTCTATGGAGGGAAGCCCCCAAGAGGAATCAAAACTAATTGGATCATGCATGAGTATAGGCTTGCTGATAACAAGCCTAACAATAGGCCTCCTGGCTGTGACTTGGGCAACAAGAAAAACTCTCTAAGG CTTGATGATTGGGTGCTGTGCCGAATCTACAAGAAGAGCAACACGCACAGGTCTCCCATGGAGCATGACAGGGAAGATTCAATGGAAGACATGATTGGAGGGATTCCTCCTTCGATCAACGTGGGTCACATGAGTGGGAGGtatcatcaccatcatcatcatctttcaAAGATGTCCACAGGCTACAGCAGTGCATTGTTGGAAAATGACCAGAACCTGTTGGAAGGGATGATGATAGGTAACGGATCAGTGATGAACACAAGTACGACTGGTACTACACCTGGTGCCATGGGGGCCTCAAACTCCAAGGCAGAGCTTTCTTTTGTGCCAACCATGACTCACTCTTCCAACACTTGTAAAAGAACACTCTCGTCGCTGTATTGGAATGATGAGGATTTGGCTGGCACCTCATCATCCAACAAGAGGTTGAATTTGGAAAGTGGGGACAACAATCACGGAAGTGTTGTGAGAACTGATCAAGATAATGGCACTGCCACCTCAATTGTCACTCTGCTTAACCAGCTCCCTCAAACCCCTTCATTGCACCAGCAATCTATGTTGGGATCCATAGGCGATGGTCTTCTTAGGACAACATATCAAATACCAGGAATGAATTGGTATGCTTAG